From a region of the Corallococcus coralloides DSM 2259 genome:
- a CDS encoding type I polyketide synthase: MSEQAEVSEEAIAIVGMSGRFPGAENVDTLWRNVRDGVESFVALDDRDLEAAGVDPALASRPGYVRAAYPLADVDKFDAAFFGLSPRAAEILDPQHRLFLECAWEALEHAGYDAESWPKAVALFAGTGAPAYLYSQLIPQRELLGSVGTYQVGISNEKDFLPTRVAHKLGLRGPCIAVQTACSSSLVAVHLACQSLLSGESSVALAGGVSLSLPQRAGYLAQEGDILSPDGHCRAFDARAQGTVRGSGAGIVVLKRLTDALAQGDTIHAVIRGSAVNNDGAGRAGYTAPGAEGQAAVISEALGVAGVKPGDIQYVEAHGTATPLGDPIEVSALNQAFRSRANAPGTIALGSLKTNIGHLDTAAGVAGLIKVVMALRHQQLPPSLHFERPNPVIDFAAGPFFVNNTLRPWAPPHGAPRRAGVSSFGIGGTNAHVILEEAPSIETASSSRSAHLLLLSARSEAALDVATEQLASHLTRNPELELADVAHTLMVGRRRFEHRRAIVCRDGEDARQVLTSRDESRLLTLHEAAVERQTAFLFPGQGAQFAGMARGIHEQLPVFRKHLDACCDLLLPTLKLDLRPLLLARDADIEADRQLRRTALTQPALFAVSYALARTWMAWGVKPRAMLGHSVGEYVAACLAGVLKLEDALSLIAARGALIEQLPPGAMLSVSLPEAQVQELLGKELSLAAVNAPSLCVVSGPMESVDRLATRLEQSRVACRRLHTSHAFHSSMMAPILGAFAERLRAVRWSEPTLPWVSNVTGTWITPEQARSPDYWVEHLRRPVRFAQGIRTLMEEPSRALLEVGPGNTLATLARRASPAPSVVVASMRHAQETRTDLEALLGAAGRLWLSGVRLDGTKLYGPEARRRVPLPTYPFERQRYWVEARPAKDTHDTRGRVTKRPETAGWFYSLAWKQARRAEPSRANGGWLLFVDGPGTAVAERLRRSGCSVVEVVPGSDFLPLAADRFAMDGTRPEHHAWLLEALGDARPERVAFLDGWALAGHAPGSTAHVEAAIARSFYPPLYLARAMEARWPGGVTSLTVVTAGAHDVTGEEPLDPAQALALGPCRVLPQELGPGWRCRAVDVTVPPKEGSASARMWLDTLVAELESDPRDAVVALRGRHRWVEDFAPVSLPDVSTRGLLREGGVYLITGGLGRMGLALASRLATEVRARLVLVGRTGLPPREAWTAWQAEHGHEDATSRKLRVLEDLERQGAEVLVVSADVTSDEDCQRMVALARERFGALHGVIHAAGVVGAPANVLVSEVVPSRCGLLFEAKVHGLLALTRALKAEPLDFVMLQSSLSTVLGGLGFAAYASANHFLDAFAAEQARHGETPWLSVDWDGWTEEAGRLGLTLEEGARAFQRILGLGEGGRLLVSTGELSARRARGTVPSEAAAAVAGAPGSRPASAHARPALGTPYVAPEDAIQQQIAELWQELLGVDRVGIHDNFFELGGHSLLGMQVVSRLRELFSVEVSIRGLFETPTVLGVVNAILEAQASQVDAGRLEALLAEMEKAP, encoded by the coding sequence ATGAGTGAGCAGGCCGAAGTCTCAGAGGAAGCCATCGCCATCGTCGGCATGAGTGGCCGTTTCCCGGGCGCGGAGAACGTGGACACGCTCTGGCGCAACGTGCGGGATGGCGTGGAGTCCTTCGTCGCCCTGGACGACCGGGACCTGGAGGCGGCCGGAGTGGATCCGGCGCTCGCGTCCCGGCCCGGATATGTCCGCGCGGCGTATCCGCTGGCGGACGTGGACAAGTTCGATGCGGCCTTCTTCGGCCTGAGCCCTCGCGCGGCGGAGATCCTCGACCCGCAGCACCGGCTCTTCCTCGAGTGCGCCTGGGAGGCACTGGAGCACGCGGGCTACGACGCCGAGTCCTGGCCCAAGGCCGTGGCGCTGTTCGCCGGCACGGGCGCGCCCGCGTACCTCTACTCGCAGCTGATTCCCCAGCGGGAGCTGCTCGGGTCGGTCGGCACGTACCAGGTCGGAATCAGCAACGAGAAGGACTTCCTGCCCACGCGCGTGGCGCACAAGCTGGGCCTGCGCGGGCCGTGCATCGCGGTGCAGACCGCGTGCTCGTCGTCCCTCGTGGCCGTCCACCTCGCGTGCCAGTCCCTGCTGTCGGGGGAGTCCAGCGTGGCGCTCGCGGGCGGCGTGTCCCTCTCGCTTCCGCAGCGCGCCGGCTACCTGGCCCAGGAGGGCGACATCCTGTCTCCGGACGGGCACTGCCGCGCCTTCGACGCCAGGGCCCAGGGCACCGTGCGCGGGTCGGGCGCGGGCATCGTCGTGCTCAAGCGGTTGACGGACGCGCTCGCGCAGGGCGACACCATCCACGCGGTCATCCGGGGCTCCGCGGTCAACAACGACGGAGCGGGCCGCGCCGGCTACACGGCGCCGGGCGCGGAAGGTCAGGCCGCCGTCATCTCCGAGGCGCTCGGCGTGGCTGGCGTGAAGCCCGGGGACATCCAGTACGTCGAGGCCCACGGGACGGCGACGCCGCTGGGCGATCCCATCGAGGTCTCCGCCCTCAACCAGGCGTTCCGCTCGCGGGCGAACGCGCCGGGCACCATCGCGCTGGGCTCGCTGAAGACGAACATCGGCCACCTGGATACGGCTGCGGGCGTCGCGGGGTTGATCAAGGTCGTGATGGCGCTGCGCCACCAGCAGCTCCCGCCCAGCCTGCACTTCGAGCGTCCCAACCCGGTCATCGACTTCGCGGCCGGTCCGTTCTTCGTCAACAACACGCTGCGCCCCTGGGCGCCGCCCCACGGCGCTCCGAGGCGCGCGGGCGTCAGCTCGTTCGGCATCGGTGGCACCAACGCGCACGTCATCTTGGAGGAGGCGCCCTCCATCGAGACCGCCTCCAGCTCGCGCTCCGCGCACCTGCTGCTGCTGTCCGCACGCAGCGAGGCGGCCCTGGACGTGGCGACCGAACAGCTCGCGTCCCACCTGACCCGGAATCCGGAGCTGGAGCTGGCGGACGTGGCGCACACGCTGATGGTGGGCCGCCGCCGCTTCGAACACCGGCGCGCCATCGTCTGCCGCGACGGAGAGGATGCCCGACAGGTCCTCACGTCACGGGACGAGTCGCGGCTGCTCACCCTGCACGAGGCCGCCGTGGAGCGGCAGACGGCCTTCCTGTTCCCGGGGCAGGGCGCCCAGTTCGCCGGCATGGCGCGCGGGATCCACGAACAACTCCCGGTGTTCCGCAAGCACCTGGATGCGTGCTGCGACCTCCTGCTGCCCACGCTCAAGCTGGACCTGCGTCCGCTCCTGCTGGCCCGGGACGCGGACATCGAGGCGGATCGCCAGCTGCGCCGCACCGCGCTCACCCAGCCCGCGCTCTTCGCTGTCTCCTACGCGCTGGCCCGCACGTGGATGGCCTGGGGCGTGAAGCCTCGGGCGATGCTGGGACACAGCGTGGGTGAGTACGTCGCGGCCTGTCTCGCGGGCGTGCTGAAGTTGGAGGATGCGCTGTCGCTCATCGCCGCGCGGGGCGCGCTCATCGAGCAGCTTCCCCCCGGGGCCATGCTCTCCGTGTCGCTGCCGGAGGCCCAGGTCCAGGAGCTGCTGGGGAAGGAGCTGTCGCTGGCGGCCGTCAACGCGCCATCGCTGTGCGTCGTCTCGGGGCCGATGGAGTCCGTCGACCGCCTGGCCACGCGTCTGGAGCAGAGCCGCGTTGCGTGCCGGCGGCTGCACACGTCGCACGCCTTTCACTCGTCGATGATGGCCCCCATCCTGGGCGCCTTCGCCGAGCGCCTCCGCGCGGTGCGCTGGTCCGAACCCACGCTCCCGTGGGTCTCCAACGTCACCGGCACGTGGATCACCCCCGAGCAGGCGCGCAGCCCGGACTACTGGGTCGAGCACCTGCGCCGCCCGGTGCGCTTCGCGCAGGGCATCCGCACGCTGATGGAGGAACCGTCGCGCGCGCTGCTGGAGGTCGGGCCGGGCAACACCCTGGCGACCCTGGCGCGGCGTGCCTCGCCGGCGCCTTCCGTGGTGGTCGCGTCCATGCGACACGCCCAGGAAACACGCACGGACCTGGAGGCCCTGCTGGGCGCCGCGGGACGGTTGTGGCTGTCCGGCGTGCGCCTGGATGGAACGAAGCTGTACGGCCCCGAAGCCCGGCGGCGCGTGCCCCTTCCCACCTATCCCTTCGAGCGTCAGCGCTACTGGGTGGAGGCCCGCCCCGCGAAGGACACGCACGACACGCGCGGCCGGGTGACGAAGCGGCCGGAGACCGCGGGCTGGTTCTATTCGCTGGCCTGGAAGCAGGCGCGGCGTGCGGAGCCCTCGCGCGCGAACGGCGGCTGGCTGCTCTTCGTGGACGGACCGGGGACGGCGGTCGCGGAGCGGCTGCGGCGGAGCGGATGCTCCGTGGTGGAGGTGGTGCCCGGGAGCGACTTCCTGCCGCTGGCGGCGGATCGCTTCGCGATGGACGGGACGCGGCCGGAACACCACGCCTGGCTGCTGGAGGCACTGGGAGACGCGCGGCCGGAGCGGGTGGCCTTCCTGGATGGATGGGCGCTCGCGGGCCATGCTCCCGGGAGCACGGCGCATGTGGAGGCGGCGATTGCCCGGAGCTTCTATCCGCCGTTGTACCTGGCGCGCGCGATGGAGGCACGTTGGCCCGGCGGGGTCACGTCGCTGACGGTCGTGACCGCCGGTGCTCACGACGTCACCGGAGAGGAGCCGCTGGATCCGGCGCAGGCCCTGGCGTTGGGGCCATGCCGCGTGCTGCCGCAGGAGCTCGGGCCCGGCTGGCGTTGTCGCGCGGTGGACGTCACGGTGCCGCCGAAGGAGGGGAGCGCCAGCGCACGGATGTGGCTGGACACGCTGGTGGCGGAGCTGGAGTCGGATCCGCGCGACGCGGTGGTGGCGCTGCGAGGCCGTCACCGCTGGGTGGAGGACTTCGCGCCGGTGTCCCTGCCGGACGTGTCCACGCGCGGCCTGCTTCGCGAGGGCGGCGTCTACCTCATCACTGGCGGATTGGGCCGCATGGGCCTGGCGCTCGCGTCGCGGCTGGCGACGGAGGTCCGGGCGCGGCTGGTGCTGGTGGGCCGCACCGGACTGCCGCCACGTGAAGCCTGGACCGCGTGGCAGGCCGAGCACGGCCACGAGGACGCCACGTCTCGCAAGCTGCGCGTGCTGGAGGACCTGGAGCGGCAGGGCGCGGAGGTGCTGGTGGTATCGGCGGATGTGACTTCCGACGAGGACTGCCAGCGCATGGTGGCCCTGGCCCGCGAGCGCTTCGGTGCCCTGCACGGGGTCATCCACGCCGCGGGCGTGGTGGGCGCTCCGGCGAACGTGCTCGTCTCGGAGGTGGTGCCGTCGCGCTGCGGCCTGTTGTTCGAGGCCAAGGTGCATGGGCTCCTCGCGCTGACCCGCGCACTGAAGGCGGAGCCGCTGGACTTCGTGATGCTCCAGTCGTCGCTGTCCACGGTGCTGGGCGGTCTGGGCTTCGCGGCCTATGCGTCCGCCAACCACTTCCTGGACGCCTTCGCCGCGGAGCAGGCGCGGCACGGCGAGACGCCGTGGCTGTCCGTCGACTGGGACGGTTGGACCGAGGAGGCCGGGCGGTTGGGCCTCACGTTGGAGGAGGGTGCGCGCGCGTTCCAGCGCATCCTGGGGCTCGGAGAAGGGGGCCGCCTCCTGGTCTCCACGGGAGAGCTCTCGGCGCGCAGGGCGCGGGGCACCGTGCCCTCGGAGGCCGCCGCGGCGGTGGCCGGAGCGCCTGGGTCGCGTCCTGCTTCGGCGCATGCGCGGCCCGCGCTGGGGACGCCGTACGTGGCGCCGGAGGATGCCATCCAGCAGCAGATCGCGGAGCTGTGGCAGGAGCTCCTGGGCGTGGACCGGGTGGGCATCCACGACAACTTCTTCGAGCTGGGCGGTCACTCGCTGCTGGGCATGCAGGTGGTGTCTCGGCTGCGTGAGCTGTTCTCGGTGGAGGTGTCCATCCGGGGTCTGTTTGAAACGCCCACGGTGCTGGGGGTGGTGAACGCGATCCTCGAGGCCCAGGCATCCCAGGTCGACGCGGGCCGGCTCGAGGCGCTGCTGGCGGAGATGGAGAAGGCACCATGA